One Oscillospiraceae bacterium genomic region harbors:
- the secF gene encoding protein translocase subunit SecF encodes MNKKGKSWPLFVVAILIVVFSLTAIFGVSYQYGDTKNIYIKGASDIRFGIDIRGGVDVTFMPAGDVDATPEQMTAAKTVIEDRLVGLGITDYESYVDSNKDRIIVRFPWKTGEADFNPQTAIDEIGTTAKMVFRKGSTVDGEEILSGDDVTSANAAYNETEGWVVQLKFNSAGAAAFADATTEQAANNGTISIWLDDENISTATVNEAITGGEAIIKGNFDQDSASTLANQINSGALPFALSAESYSTISPSLGAKSLEVMVLAGIIAFALVAVMMIVRYRLPGTIATISLFGQVAATLAVVSGYFTVFPGSTLTLPGIAGIILGIGMGVDANVITAERIKEELAKNKTLPAAVKSGFKMGLTPIIDGNVTIVIVAAILMGAFGPTDGFWAKVFNPIFFWFGPSTAGTVYSFGFTLLTSVLLNFVFGVWATRVMIRGAVHCKALRNPWLYGGKKDGTAEYKTPHINFIGNRKKFYTFSCALIAIVLVFCAVFGVKMDVEFKGGSMVTLSYEGDVDLPSLKSEIGSQLGQSDLTLQTGSDISGNQTLTVTLPGSQTLTTEQLDDMLTAINETHPENNFEQNEVSNVNATIGKEFLFKSLVALVAACVLILAYVAFRFRKIGGLKAGSTAIVALLHDMFVVFGVFVILRIPLNGNFIAAVLTILGYSINDTVVIYDRIRENSALYSKKQMGLAELVNLSVNQSFSRSLMTSITTCLALGVVCVVSVIYRLDSIYTFAFPLLFGMVSGVYSTICIATPLWVDWKSKKKAAKKEA; translated from the coding sequence ATGAACAAGAAAGGGAAGTCATGGCCGCTGTTTGTCGTGGCAATTCTGATCGTGGTGTTTTCCCTGACTGCGATCTTCGGCGTAAGCTATCAGTACGGCGACACTAAGAACATCTACATCAAGGGTGCTTCGGATATCCGCTTCGGTATCGATATCCGCGGCGGTGTCGATGTTACCTTTATGCCCGCCGGTGATGTGGATGCCACCCCCGAACAGATGACGGCGGCAAAAACCGTTATCGAGGACCGTCTGGTCGGCCTGGGCATTACGGACTACGAGAGCTATGTTGACAGTAACAAGGATCGTATCATCGTCCGTTTCCCATGGAAGACCGGCGAGGCTGATTTCAACCCGCAGACGGCTATCGATGAGATCGGCACCACCGCCAAGATGGTGTTCCGCAAGGGTTCCACCGTAGATGGGGAAGAAATCCTCAGCGGTGACGACGTGACTTCCGCCAATGCCGCGTATAACGAGACGGAGGGCTGGGTCGTTCAGCTGAAGTTCAATTCCGCTGGTGCTGCTGCTTTTGCCGATGCTACCACCGAACAAGCCGCCAACAACGGTACGATCTCCATCTGGCTGGACGATGAAAACATCTCCACCGCCACAGTCAACGAGGCCATCACCGGCGGTGAGGCCATCATCAAGGGCAACTTTGATCAGGACAGCGCTTCCACGCTGGCCAACCAGATCAATTCCGGCGCACTGCCTTTCGCCCTGTCTGCCGAGAGCTACTCCACCATCAGCCCGTCCCTGGGCGCTAAGAGCCTGGAGGTCATGGTTCTGGCTGGCATCATCGCTTTTGCGCTCGTCGCTGTGATGATGATTGTGCGTTACCGTCTGCCCGGTACCATCGCTACCATCTCTTTGTTTGGCCAGGTGGCCGCTACCCTGGCTGTCGTTTCCGGCTACTTTACTGTGTTCCCGGGTTCTACCCTGACCCTGCCCGGCATCGCTGGTATCATCCTGGGCATCGGTATGGGCGTTGACGCCAACGTCATCACCGCTGAGCGTATCAAGGAAGAGCTCGCTAAGAACAAGACCCTGCCTGCCGCCGTCAAGAGCGGCTTCAAGATGGGCCTGACCCCCATCATCGACGGCAACGTCACCATCGTCATCGTCGCCGCTATCCTGATGGGCGCTTTCGGCCCCACCGACGGCTTCTGGGCTAAGGTGTTCAACCCGATCTTCTTCTGGTTCGGACCCTCCACCGCCGGTACTGTCTACTCCTTCGGCTTTACACTGCTCACCAGCGTGCTGCTCAACTTCGTCTTCGGTGTCTGGGCTACCCGCGTTATGATCCGCGGCGCCGTCCACTGCAAGGCCCTGCGCAACCCCTGGCTGTACGGCGGCAAGAAGGATGGCACTGCTGAGTACAAGACCCCGCACATCAACTTCATCGGCAACCGCAAGAAGTTCTACACCTTCTCCTGCGCACTGATCGCTATCGTCCTCGTCTTCTGCGCCGTGTTCGGCGTCAAGATGGACGTCGAGTTCAAGGGCGGCTCCATGGTCACCCTGAGCTATGAGGGCGACGTTGATCTGCCCAGCCTGAAGAGCGAGATCGGCAGCCAGCTGGGCCAGAGCGACCTGACACTCCAGACCGGTTCCGACATTTCCGGCAACCAGACCTTGACCGTGACCCTGCCGGGCAGCCAGACCCTGACCACCGAGCAGCTGGACGATATGCTGACCGCCATCAACGAAACTCACCCCGAAAACAACTTCGAGCAGAACGAGGTCAGCAATGTCAACGCCACCATCGGTAAGGAGTTCCTGTTCAAGAGCCTGGTCGCCCTGGTCGCGGCCTGCGTGCTGATCCTGGCTTACGTGGCCTTCCGCTTCCGCAAGATCGGCGGTCTCAAGGCTGGTTCCACCGCCATCGTGGCCCTGCTGCATGATATGTTCGTCGTCTTCGGCGTCTTTGTCATCCTGCGTATTCCTCTGAACGGCAACTTCATCGCTGCCGTGCTGACCATCCTGGGCTACTCCATCAACGATACCGTCGTTATCTATGATCGTATCCGCGAGAACAGTGCCCTGTACAGCAAAAAGCAGATGGGCCTGGCCGAGCTGGTCAACCTGTCCGTCAACCAGAGCTTCTCCCGTTCGTTGATGACCTCCATCACCACCTGCCTGGCGCTGGGTGTCGTCTGCGTTGTGTCCGTCATCTACCGTCTGGACAGCATCTACACCTTCGCGTTCCCGCTGCTGTTCGGCATGGTCAGTGGTGTGTACAGCACGATCTGCATCGCTACGCCGCTGTGGGTCGACTGGAAGTCCAAGAAAAAGGCTGCCAAAAAGGAAGCCTGA
- a CDS encoding aminotransferase, producing MADYLSMNRDELTAEKTALEAQYKKFQDMGLKLNMARGKPGPHQMDLAMDLLKMDDYTTDDGFDARNYGELEGLQEARELFADVFGVKPAEVFVGGNSSLQLMYNLVAIGYMFGFQDSPCPWSQVEKRKFLCPVPGYDRHFAITEEMGFDLISVPMSPDGPDMDMIEKLVAEDDTIKGIWCVPQYSNPDGYTYSDETIRRFAALKTAAPDFKIFWDEAYIVHHLTDEIIETPVLLNEAKKYGNEDRVFMFTSTSKITFPGAGVSAIACSENSMKYMCKRFSTMIISYDKMNQLRHVRFLKNKAGVLAHMAKHRRRLVPCFDAVKTAFATELTPCGNIAHWTNPKGGYFISLYVMPGCAKRVAQLCKDCGLTLTGAGSAYPYHKDPEDSHLRIAPTYPSLDEVETASALLCVCVRLAVVEKLLADQQ from the coding sequence ATGGCTGATTACCTGTCAATGAATCGTGACGAGCTGACCGCAGAGAAAACTGCGCTGGAAGCACAGTACAAGAAGTTTCAGGATATGGGCCTGAAACTCAACATGGCCCGCGGCAAGCCTGGCCCTCACCAGATGGATCTGGCGATGGATCTGCTGAAGATGGACGACTACACCACCGATGACGGCTTCGACGCCCGCAACTATGGCGAATTGGAAGGCCTGCAGGAGGCTCGCGAACTGTTTGCCGATGTGTTTGGCGTAAAGCCCGCGGAGGTTTTTGTAGGCGGCAACTCCAGCCTGCAGCTGATGTACAACCTGGTAGCCATCGGTTATATGTTTGGCTTCCAGGATTCTCCGTGCCCCTGGTCCCAGGTAGAGAAGCGCAAGTTCCTCTGCCCGGTGCCCGGCTATGACCGCCACTTCGCCATCACCGAGGAAATGGGCTTTGACCTCATCAGCGTCCCTATGAGCCCAGACGGCCCCGATATGGACATGATCGAGAAGCTCGTGGCTGAGGATGACACCATCAAAGGCATCTGGTGCGTGCCGCAGTACTCCAACCCAGATGGCTACACTTACAGCGATGAGACCATTCGCCGCTTTGCCGCACTCAAGACCGCTGCCCCGGATTTCAAGATCTTCTGGGACGAGGCCTACATCGTGCACCACCTGACCGATGAAATCATCGAGACCCCTGTGCTGCTGAACGAGGCCAAGAAGTACGGCAATGAGGATCGCGTCTTCATGTTCACTTCCACCAGCAAGATCACTTTCCCTGGTGCCGGTGTCTCTGCCATCGCCTGCAGTGAGAACTCGATGAAGTACATGTGCAAGCGCTTCTCTACCATGATCATCAGCTATGACAAGATGAACCAGCTGCGCCATGTCCGTTTCCTCAAGAACAAAGCGGGCGTACTCGCCCACATGGCCAAGCATCGCCGCCGCCTGGTGCCTTGCTTTGACGCCGTTAAGACCGCTTTTGCCACCGAGCTGACCCCCTGCGGCAACATTGCCCACTGGACCAACCCCAAGGGCGGTTACTTCATCAGCCTGTACGTTATGCCGGGCTGTGCCAAGCGCGTTGCCCAGCTGTGCAAAGACTGCGGCCTCACGCTGACCGGGGCAGGCTCCGCTTACCCCTACCACAAGGACCCCGAGGACTCTCACCTGCGCATTGCGCCGACCTATCCCAGCCTTGACGAAGTCGAGACTGCATCGGCTCTGCTGTGCGTCTGTGTACGTCTGGCGGTCGTCGAAAAGCTGCTGGCGGATCAGCAGTAA
- the recN gene encoding DNA repair protein RecN — MLANLKIENVAVIEKAEVNFTPGFNVLTGETGAGKSILIDSINAILGNRTSRELVRSGAQKACIWATFENIPQSVKKQLEKCGYEANEDLLLYREINAEGKGSCRVNGMPATAAVVRDISAGLLSIHGQHDSQSLTNPALHLGLLDQYAQNRDLFADYYRRYRELITVKRQLDALNASEADKQRKIEALTAEIDAIDAAALQPGEEKNLQERKTVITHAQGILDGITAAHLALAGDEDGEQPGAADLLGGAVEGLQNSARLDETLAPLSERLNDLYYSARDLATELADRLDAYGFDPGELDMIESRLDTIYRIKQKFGMEVEELLAWREAAAAELENFQSSGQKIAELKTQVQALYADAKKAAEALTQSRLKGFTAMNKEMRAALEFLNMPGIRFALKHARGPLSSHGQDTVEFLISTNPGEAPKPLAKIASGGELSRIMLAFKSALADRDALPTVIYDEIDTGVSGLAAGRIGQLLHQTAAGHQVLCITHTPQVAAFADNQLLIQKNVRDDRTFTEIHTLDMNGRVEVLARMISGDKVTELSLANARELIEKSK; from the coding sequence ATGCTGGCAAACCTGAAAATTGAAAATGTAGCCGTGATCGAAAAAGCCGAGGTGAATTTTACCCCCGGCTTTAACGTGCTTACCGGCGAGACCGGCGCAGGCAAATCGATCCTGATCGATTCCATCAACGCCATCCTGGGCAACCGCACCTCGCGGGAACTGGTGCGCAGCGGCGCACAGAAAGCCTGCATCTGGGCAACCTTTGAAAATATCCCCCAGTCGGTGAAAAAGCAGCTGGAAAAGTGCGGCTATGAGGCCAACGAAGACCTTTTGCTCTACCGCGAGATCAACGCTGAGGGCAAGGGCAGCTGCCGCGTCAACGGCATGCCCGCTACCGCCGCCGTCGTGCGGGATATTTCCGCAGGGCTGCTGTCCATCCACGGCCAGCACGACAGCCAAAGCCTGACGAATCCTGCCCTGCACCTGGGTCTGCTGGACCAGTATGCCCAGAACCGTGATTTGTTTGCAGATTACTACCGCCGCTACCGTGAGCTGATCACCGTCAAGCGCCAGCTGGACGCCCTCAATGCCAGCGAGGCCGACAAGCAGCGCAAGATCGAAGCACTGACCGCTGAAATCGACGCCATCGATGCCGCCGCATTACAGCCCGGTGAGGAGAAAAACCTGCAGGAGCGCAAGACCGTCATCACCCACGCCCAAGGCATTTTGGACGGCATCACCGCCGCCCACCTGGCGCTGGCAGGGGACGAGGACGGTGAACAGCCCGGTGCCGCCGACTTGTTGGGCGGCGCGGTCGAGGGATTGCAGAACAGCGCCCGGTTGGACGAAACGCTGGCCCCGCTGTCCGAACGCCTCAACGACTTGTACTATAGCGCTCGCGACCTGGCCACCGAGCTGGCCGACCGCCTGGACGCCTACGGCTTTGACCCCGGCGAACTGGACATGATCGAGAGCCGCCTCGACACGATCTACCGCATTAAGCAAAAGTTTGGCATGGAAGTGGAAGAACTGCTGGCCTGGCGGGAAGCCGCCGCGGCGGAGTTGGAAAACTTCCAGTCCTCCGGCCAAAAGATTGCCGAACTGAAGACTCAGGTGCAGGCCTTATATGCCGACGCCAAAAAGGCCGCGGAAGCCCTGACCCAGAGCCGCTTAAAGGGCTTTACGGCAATGAATAAAGAGATGCGGGCGGCGCTGGAATTTCTGAACATGCCGGGCATCCGCTTTGCCCTCAAGCATGCACGGGGGCCGCTGTCCTCCCACGGGCAGGATACGGTGGAATTCCTCATCTCCACCAACCCTGGCGAGGCCCCCAAGCCCCTGGCCAAAATCGCCTCGGGCGGTGAACTTTCCCGTATTATGCTGGCGTTCAAGAGTGCCCTGGCCGACCGCGACGCCCTGCCCACCGTCATCTACGATGAGATCGACACCGGTGTTTCTGGCCTGGCGGCGGGGCGCATCGGCCAGCTGCTGCACCAGACAGCGGCAGGCCATCAGGTGCTTTGCATCACCCATACGCCGCAGGTGGCCGCTTTTGCCGATAACCAGCTGCTCATCCAGAAAAACGTACGCGATGACCGCACCTTTACTGAGATCCATACCCTTGATATGAACGGCCGCGTGGAAGTGCTGGCCCGCATGATCTCCGGCGATAAAGTCACCGAGTTGAGCCTGGCCAACGCCCGGGAGCTGATTGAAAAATCAAAATAA
- a CDS encoding arginine repressor (regulates arginine biosynthesis when complexed with arginine by binding at site that overlap the promotors of the arginine biosynthesis genes), producing MKSARHQAILDLIEKHPIDRQEDLLAHLREEGFDVTQATVSRDIRDLQLVKVADADGHYRYMPAAASGKVTHSPSRFEMIFRESVLKVDYAGHLVLVKCFSGMANAACEVFDAKQWNGVVGTLSGDDTFFILMRTEDGAAEICKSLQQYVRRG from the coding sequence TTGAAAAGCGCGCGTCATCAGGCAATTCTCGATCTGATCGAAAAACATCCCATCGACCGTCAGGAGGACCTGCTGGCCCACCTGCGGGAGGAGGGGTTCGATGTGACCCAGGCCACCGTTTCCCGCGACATCCGTGACCTGCAGTTGGTCAAGGTGGCCGATGCCGACGGCCATTACCGTTACATGCCCGCCGCAGCCTCCGGTAAGGTGACCCATTCGCCCAGCCGGTTCGAGATGATCTTCCGCGAGTCAGTCCTCAAGGTCGACTACGCCGGGCATCTGGTGCTGGTCAAGTGCTTCTCCGGCATGGCCAACGCCGCCTGCGAAGTGTTTGACGCAAAACAGTGGAATGGGGTTGTCGGCACGCTTTCCGGCGACGATACGTTCTTTATCCTCATGCGTACCGAGGATGGCGCGGCCGAGATCTGCAAGTCTTTGCAGCAGTATGTCCGCCGCGGCTAA
- a CDS encoding NAD(+)/NADH kinase has product MTVLLVTNPTKDSGYAVTGQAAALLHELGVAVVMAQPVFESKVPIRFLPEEEAYREADFVITIGGDGTLLKAGLDCVHYGKPVLGVNLGRTGFLATCEVEEMPEKLRLLAEGRYTLDPRGLLLARSANGWQAEAINDVVLFGRTRMHPMDYKVYCDGCFVSSYRSDGLILATPTGSTAYSFSAGGPVLDAAADVVVLTPVCAHNAQVAPLVFAAGRRLELVADAENRDTCYACADSTAQCDLQPGDVLTVTAAPQKLQLITFYDSEQFHAIENKLMRS; this is encoded by the coding sequence ATGACGGTTTTACTGGTAACAAACCCTACCAAGGACAGCGGCTATGCAGTCACCGGCCAGGCGGCCGCGCTGCTGCATGAGTTGGGTGTGGCCGTGGTCATGGCCCAGCCGGTCTTTGAATCCAAGGTGCCCATCCGCTTTCTGCCTGAGGAAGAAGCCTACCGCGAAGCCGATTTCGTCATCACCATCGGCGGTGACGGTACGCTGCTGAAAGCCGGGCTGGACTGTGTGCATTATGGCAAGCCGGTGCTGGGCGTCAACCTGGGCCGCACGGGCTTTTTGGCCACCTGCGAGGTGGAGGAGATGCCCGAAAAGCTGCGTCTGCTGGCCGAGGGCCGCTATACTCTCGACCCGCGCGGCCTGCTGCTGGCAAGGTCTGCCAACGGCTGGCAGGCCGAAGCCATCAACGATGTGGTGCTTTTCGGCCGCACCCGCATGCACCCAATGGACTATAAAGTCTACTGCGACGGCTGCTTTGTCAGCAGCTACCGCAGCGATGGATTGATCCTGGCAACGCCCACCGGCTCCACGGCCTACTCCTTCTCAGCGGGTGGCCCGGTGCTGGATGCCGCCGCTGATGTGGTGGTGTTGACGCCTGTCTGCGCCCACAACGCCCAGGTGGCCCCGCTGGTGTTTGCCGCAGGCCGCAGGCTGGAGCTGGTGGCTGATGCCGAAAACCGCGATACCTGCTATGCCTGCGCTGACAGCACCGCCCAGTGCGATCTGCAGCCCGGCGATGTACTTACCGTAACAGCTGCGCCCCAAAAATTGCAGCTGATCACATTTTATGATTCCGAGCAGTTCCACGCCATTGAAAATAAATTGATGAGGAGTTGA
- a CDS encoding TlyA family RNA methyltransferase: MSKIRLDQYLCQNGLVQSRERAKALIMSGIVFVDEQKVDKAGEMISPDAKVEVRGHDIGYVSRGGLKLEKAMQVFPMRPDGKVCMDIGASTGGFTDCMLQNGAVKVYAVDVGYGQLAWSLRTDERVVNMERTNIRNVKPEDLSEPVAFFSVDVSFISLKHIFPVADAITTPDAVGVCLVKPQFEAGREKVGKKGVVREPATHREVLEMAQGYAMANHFTPAGLDFSPIKGPEGNIEFLMYVQHCENPQPLPESLIEQTVAQAHETLDKAPNLH, encoded by the coding sequence ATGAGTAAGATCCGTCTTGACCAGTACCTTTGCCAGAACGGCCTTGTCCAAAGCCGAGAGCGCGCCAAAGCCCTCATCATGTCCGGCATTGTATTTGTGGACGAGCAGAAGGTGGATAAGGCCGGTGAGATGATCAGCCCCGACGCTAAAGTCGAAGTGCGCGGGCACGACATCGGCTATGTCAGCCGCGGTGGTCTTAAACTGGAAAAGGCGATGCAGGTCTTTCCCATGCGGCCGGATGGCAAAGTCTGCATGGACATAGGTGCCTCCACCGGTGGCTTTACCGACTGCATGCTGCAAAATGGCGCGGTAAAAGTTTACGCGGTGGACGTGGGCTACGGCCAGCTGGCCTGGAGCCTGCGCACCGATGAGCGCGTCGTCAACATGGAACGCACCAACATCCGCAATGTAAAGCCCGAGGACTTGTCAGAGCCGGTGGCGTTCTTCAGCGTTGATGTATCGTTTATTTCGCTCAAACATATCTTCCCGGTGGCTGATGCCATTACCACGCCGGACGCCGTAGGCGTCTGCCTGGTCAAGCCCCAGTTTGAGGCCGGGCGCGAGAAAGTAGGAAAAAAAGGCGTCGTGCGTGAGCCTGCCACCCACCGTGAGGTGCTGGAGATGGCCCAGGGCTATGCCATGGCCAACCATTTTACCCCGGCGGGCCTGGATTTTTCGCCCATCAAGGGACCCGAGGGCAACATCGAGTTTTTGATGTACGTGCAGCACTGCGAAAATCCGCAGCCGCTGCCTGAGAGCCTGATCGAGCAAACCGTGGCCCAAGCCCACGAAACGCTGGATAAGGCCCCGAATCTGCACTGA
- the dxs gene encoding 1-deoxy-D-xylulose-5-phosphate synthase, producing the protein MTYPLLGRIQAPGDVKRLQESELPALCEEIRQFLIESVSATGGHLSSNLGVVELTVALHRALDLPQDKILFDVGHQCYTHKLLTGRMAGFAELRQKNGLSGFPNPKESPCDTFIAGHGSAALSTAIGIARAKKLKGEPGKVVVIVGDGAFTGGMVYEGMNNVSQLNNLICILNDNKMSISKNVGQMANYLTKLRTDPKYFHVKAQMETALERIPVAGNAMVKVLQGGKQLVRRGIYHSTMFEEMGFQYIGPVDGHDVLLMEQMFTNLQEQFAPIFLHVVTQKGKGLKPAEENPGEFHAVSSIDLSHLTDPELSPKDSFSTVFGSTLAEIGDDVPELCAITAAMKYGTGLNFFKHRHKERFYDVGMAEEHAVSFAAGLASQGLLPTVAIYSTFFQRAYDQIIHDVSLMHLNVLFGVDRAGLVPGDGETHQGIYDPAFFSQIGIPVFAPANYAELKYWLPHLVKDMTGPRAIRYARGNEKEALVALGCTGNLFDKIDTRPGAKVALVSYGAESEEIIAATDLLLQKKVAADAYKLTRIFPLPEGLCEALADYDTILFAEDAIRTGGIGQQLGFALQQAGWQGKYLLHAVDNSHLLHASVAELRKDQNLDAAALAADVLACIK; encoded by the coding sequence ATGACCTATCCGCTTTTAGGGCGCATTCAGGCGCCCGGCGATGTGAAGCGGCTGCAGGAGAGTGAACTGCCTGCCCTGTGCGAGGAAATTCGTCAATTTTTGATTGAGAGCGTTTCCGCAACAGGGGGGCACTTGTCCTCCAACCTGGGTGTGGTAGAGCTTACGGTGGCTCTGCACCGCGCCCTGGACCTGCCGCAGGATAAAATTTTGTTTGACGTTGGCCACCAGTGCTATACTCATAAACTGCTCACCGGCCGCATGGCTGGCTTTGCCGAGCTGCGCCAGAAAAACGGCCTGTCCGGTTTCCCCAACCCGAAGGAAAGCCCCTGTGATACCTTCATTGCAGGTCATGGCAGCGCGGCGCTGTCCACCGCCATCGGCATTGCCCGTGCCAAAAAGCTCAAAGGCGAGCCGGGCAAAGTGGTCGTCATCGTGGGCGACGGCGCCTTTACGGGCGGCATGGTCTACGAGGGCATGAACAACGTCAGCCAGCTGAACAACCTGATCTGCATCCTGAACGACAACAAGATGTCGATCTCGAAAAACGTCGGCCAGATGGCCAATTATCTGACCAAACTGCGCACCGACCCAAAATATTTCCACGTTAAGGCCCAGATGGAAACCGCGCTGGAGCGTATTCCTGTGGCGGGCAATGCCATGGTCAAGGTGCTGCAGGGCGGCAAACAGCTGGTGCGCCGGGGCATCTACCACTCCACGATGTTCGAGGAGATGGGCTTCCAGTATATCGGCCCTGTGGACGGCCACGATGTGCTGCTGATGGAACAGATGTTCACGAACCTGCAGGAGCAGTTCGCACCCATCTTCCTGCACGTGGTCACCCAAAAAGGTAAGGGCTTAAAGCCCGCCGAGGAAAACCCCGGCGAGTTCCACGCTGTTTCTTCCATCGATTTAAGCCACCTGACCGACCCGGAGCTGTCGCCCAAGGATTCCTTCTCGACGGTGTTCGGCTCCACATTGGCCGAGATCGGCGACGATGTGCCGGAACTCTGCGCCATCACGGCGGCCATGAAGTACGGCACCGGCCTCAACTTCTTCAAGCACCGCCACAAAGAGCGGTTCTATGATGTCGGCATGGCCGAGGAGCACGCCGTCAGCTTTGCAGCGGGCTTGGCCAGCCAAGGGCTGCTGCCCACGGTGGCCATCTACTCCACCTTTTTCCAGCGTGCCTACGACCAGATTATCCACGATGTCAGCCTGATGCACCTGAACGTGCTGTTTGGCGTTGACCGTGCGGGCCTTGTCCCTGGCGACGGCGAGACCCACCAGGGTATCTATGACCCGGCTTTCTTCAGCCAGATCGGCATCCCCGTATTCGCCCCCGCCAACTATGCGGAGCTGAAATACTGGCTGCCGCACCTTGTCAAGGATATGACCGGTCCCCGCGCCATCCGCTACGCCCGCGGCAATGAGAAAGAAGCCCTGGTGGCTCTTGGCTGCACGGGCAACCTGTTTGATAAGATCGACACCCGGCCGGGCGCAAAAGTCGCCCTCGTCAGCTATGGCGCCGAAAGTGAAGAAATCATCGCTGCCACCGATTTGCTGCTGCAAAAGAAAGTGGCCGCTGACGCCTACAAGCTGACCCGCATCTTCCCGCTGCCGGAAGGTCTGTGCGAAGCCTTGGCCGATTACGATACGATTTTGTTTGCCGAGGATGCCATCCGCACCGGCGGCATCGGCCAGCAGCTGGGCTTTGCCCTGCAGCAGGCCGGCTGGCAGGGAAAATACCTGCTGCACGCTGTCGATAATTCCCATCTGCTCCACGCCAGTGTGGCAGAGCTGCGCAAAGACCAAAACCTGGATGCCGCCGCCTTGGCTGCGGACGTCCTTGCCTGTATAAAGTAA
- a CDS encoding divergent PAP2 family protein, which produces MPLLHAALEWNYVLVTALCGSFLAQFIKVILNLFIFHRFIPERMWGAGGMPSSHSATVCAMVVATGRYCGVTSTEFALAAVVSIIVMYDAMGVRYETGEQAKLLNRMFNEWMDQGVNALPFLGGKKLKEMVGHTPIEVLTGAVLGIALGFAMPMV; this is translated from the coding sequence ATGCCACTGCTGCACGCCGCGCTGGAGTGGAACTACGTGCTGGTAACAGCGCTGTGCGGTTCTTTTCTGGCGCAATTCATCAAGGTGATCCTGAACCTTTTCATCTTCCATCGTTTTATCCCGGAGCGTATGTGGGGTGCGGGCGGCATGCCCAGCTCCCACTCGGCCACCGTATGCGCCATGGTAGTGGCTACCGGGCGCTACTGCGGCGTCACTTCGACAGAGTTCGCCCTTGCGGCGGTCGTGTCCATCATCGTTATGTACGATGCCATGGGTGTGCGCTACGAAACGGGCGAGCAGGCCAAACTGCTGAACCGGATGTTTAACGAGTGGATGGACCAGGGCGTGAACGCCCTGCCGTTCCTGGGTGGTAAAAAATTAAAGGAAATGGTCGGCCATACCCCGATCGAAGTGCTGACGGGTGCTGTACTCGGCATCGCACTTGGGTTTGCAATGCCCATGGTATGA